The Kroppenstedtia pulmonis genome has a segment encoding these proteins:
- the xseB gene encoding exodeoxyribonuclease VII small subunit yields the protein MSRNETEQWESLPFEEAMEKLEGVVEQLESGDVPLEKAIQLFEQGMKLSRICGAKLERLEQQVEILVQENGDWVKKPFQTEEEPE from the coding sequence ATGAGCCGGAATGAGACCGAACAGTGGGAGTCATTACCTTTTGAAGAGGCGATGGAAAAGTTAGAGGGTGTCGTGGAACAACTGGAAAGTGGTGATGTTCCCCTGGAAAAGGCAATTCAGCTTTTTGAACAGGGGATGAAATTATCCCGAATCTGCGGTGCCAAACTGGAACGATTGGAACAGCAAGTAGAAATACTGGTACAGGAAAATGGAGATTGGGTAAAAAAACCCTTTCAAACAGAAGAGGAGCCGGAGTAA